The Abditibacteriaceae bacterium sequence GGCCCTCTCGATAGAACGCCACACGACCGTTGCTGTAAAACATATCGGTGTATTGCTTTTTCAACTTGTAATACACAAGGTTTTCTTCAGGTCTCAACTGCGCCACGACTTCCAGAGCGAATTCTTTTTTGCCCATGCCCGCGCTGATGGCCGGAAGCATCGCAACGGCAGCCACAACGAAGCAGAGAACCGCTGCAACCGGAGCCACAATCGCGCCGCGCACTTTGCCCATCGCCAGAGCAACAAGCGCCGCAATGCCCAGCATTAAAGGCGCGGCAAGGGCCACGACACCGCCCGGAAGCGATAAACCTTTTTTGGGCAAATACTATTCACCTGCCGCGCCGATGAGCATCAGTGTCAAAGCGTTTAACGCTGCGGCGAGGTGCAAACTCTTGCTCTTATCGCCATTCCATAAGCGCTCGGCCTGCGAAGCAAGGATGATCGCCAGAAATGGAAAAGACAGCAAAATATAGCTCGGCAATTTGCTGCCCGAAAGCGAGCAGAGGGCAACCGGCACCAGAAAGCCAATCCACGCAAGCGCCAGCAGAGAATCGCGGGCGTAAATAACGCGCGGAAGCCAGAGAGGGACCTTGACAAACGACAGAGGCACATAAAAACATATCGCAGATGTCTATCCTGTCGGAGACATAACGGCTTGAAAGTACGGTCAATTTCGGGTGCCCACTGCAAAGCAAGAGAGCGGATACTTAGCGAAACTTTTTGGAGAATTTTCTTGATGCAATTAAATTGGGGCATTTTAGGAACAGGCTCAATCGCGCGGAAGTTCGCCGAGGGTGTACTCGGCAGCCGGACGGGGAAACTGGTTGCCGTCGGCAGCCGCTCGCAGGAAAGCGCCGACACCTTCGCCGATAAATTCAGTATTTCCACGCGTCACGCCACCTACGAAGCGCTCTTGGCTGACCCGAATGTACAGGCGATCTATATCGCCACGCCGCATCCGATGCATATGGAATGGGCGATCCGCATTGCCGACGCGGGAAAGCACGTTTTGTGCGAAAAGCCGATTACGCTCAACGCATCCGACACTGCAAAAGTTGTTGATGCGGCGCAGCGCAACAACGTGGTTTTGATGGAAGCTTTTATGTATCGCTGCCATCCGCAAACCGCCAAATTGGTGGAATTGCTGCGCCAGAACGTCATCGGGCAAGTGCGCATGATTTCGGCAACCTTCGCTTTCAGCGCCGGATTCAACGCGGAAAGCCGCTTGTTCAAACGCGAACTCGGCGGCGGCGGCATTCTCGATGTCGGCTGCTACGCGACTTCGATGGCACGTTTAATTGCGGGCGTCGCGCAGGGCGGCGAATTCGCGGAACCGACGGAAGTTGTCGCGGTCGGTCACCTCAACGAAGCCGGAACCGATAGCTGGACGGCGGCGGTGCTCAAGTTTCCCGGCGATATCGTCGCGCAGGTTGCAACCGGTGTGCAGTGGAATGGCAGCAACAATGTCGTCATTCACGGCGAAAAAGGCAGCATCGAAATTCCGTCGCCGTGGTTCTGCGATGCCGGCGAAGGCAACGCGAACATCAAAGTGTTCGGCGAAAACGCGCAGGAAATCGAAGCGCGCGACGAGCGCGGGCTGTACGCCATCGAAGCCGATACTTTTGCTGAAGCAGTCGAAACCGGAAAGGTTCCGCATCCGGCGATGTCGCCTCAAGATTCGCTCGGCAATATGCAAACGCTCGATAAATGGCGCGCCGCGATTGGCCTGCGTTATCCGCAAGAAAGCTAAAATTTGGAAGATGGAGCAGAATCGGTTACAAGTACGGTCGAAACCGACCGTACTTGCAGCTTTCTTTTTTCCATGCGACGTTTTCTTCTTTCCACCACTGTTGTCGTTTGTTTCGCGTTGCCCGCGCGCGCCGGGGTGCTCGATGATATTCGCACTTCAATCGGGCGTTTGTGGGGCCAGAAAGGCACTGTCCAACAAAAAGCGCGCGCGGCTCGTGC is a genomic window containing:
- a CDS encoding Gfo/Idh/MocA family oxidoreductase yields the protein MQLNWGILGTGSIARKFAEGVLGSRTGKLVAVGSRSQESADTFADKFSISTRHATYEALLADPNVQAIYIATPHPMHMEWAIRIADAGKHVLCEKPITLNASDTAKVVDAAQRNNVVLMEAFMYRCHPQTAKLVELLRQNVIGQVRMISATFAFSAGFNAESRLFKRELGGGGILDVGCYATSMARLIAGVAQGGEFAEPTEVVAVGHLNEAGTDSWTAAVLKFPGDIVAQVATGVQWNGSNNVVIHGEKGSIEIPSPWFCDAGEGNANIKVFGENAQEIEARDERGLYAIEADTFAEAVETGKVPHPAMSPQDSLGNMQTLDKWRAAIGLRYPQES